One Streptomyces sp. V4I8 genomic window carries:
- a CDS encoding GNAT family N-acetyltransferase produces the protein MAKDSASDPGHSGRPELRVLRRDEWDIWYDTLIRAFGAVAEAPEERELWDSLTELDRSLGAWDGDACVGTAGAFSFRLTVPGGGSVPAAGVTMVSVAATHRRRGVLTSMMRRQLDDVRAWGWPLAVLTASEPEIYGRFGYGVGTFHVNAEIDTTRVRLSVPPGTDDVRLRFAVPTEALDLCEAVYARKVSGRPGMLARQPGWERLRVLDPESDRDGGSPLQCVLAERDGEVAGYARYRIKPEWDPSGPKGSVLLRDLEALDPAAQAALWRFLFDIDLTSTVKAYGRPLDEAWQHQVSDIRRCALRVRDSLHVRLVDIGAALEARTYQAPVDVVFEVEDAFCPWNAGRWRLTGDIKGASCGRTTDPADLALSVRELGAAYLGGVGLEALGAAGRVRELRRGALAEAAVGFASGVAPWLPHGF, from the coding sequence ATGGCGAAAGACAGTGCGAGCGACCCCGGACACTCCGGCCGTCCCGAGCTGCGGGTGCTACGGCGGGATGAATGGGACATCTGGTACGACACGTTGATTCGTGCCTTCGGTGCGGTCGCTGAGGCACCGGAGGAGCGGGAGTTGTGGGACTCGCTCACCGAGCTCGACCGTTCCCTAGGGGCCTGGGACGGGGACGCGTGCGTGGGCACGGCGGGCGCCTTCAGCTTCCGGCTGACCGTGCCAGGGGGCGGCTCGGTGCCCGCGGCCGGCGTCACGATGGTCAGCGTCGCCGCCACGCACCGCCGGCGCGGTGTGCTGACGTCGATGATGCGGCGGCAGCTGGACGACGTGCGCGCGTGGGGGTGGCCGCTTGCCGTACTGACCGCCTCCGAGCCGGAGATCTACGGCCGGTTCGGGTACGGCGTCGGCACCTTCCATGTGAACGCCGAGATCGACACGACCCGTGTGCGGCTGTCCGTACCGCCCGGCACCGATGACGTACGCCTGCGGTTCGCCGTACCGACCGAGGCCCTCGATCTGTGCGAGGCGGTGTACGCGCGCAAGGTGTCCGGCCGGCCGGGGATGCTGGCGCGTCAGCCCGGCTGGGAGCGGCTCCGGGTGCTCGACCCGGAGAGCGACCGGGACGGCGGCTCACCGCTTCAGTGCGTGCTGGCGGAGCGGGACGGCGAGGTCGCGGGGTACGCGCGCTATCGCATCAAGCCGGAGTGGGACCCGTCCGGGCCCAAGGGGTCGGTGTTGCTGCGGGACCTGGAGGCCCTCGACCCGGCGGCGCAGGCCGCGCTGTGGCGGTTCCTGTTCGACATCGACCTGACGTCCACGGTGAAGGCCTACGGGCGGCCCCTGGACGAGGCCTGGCAGCACCAGGTGTCCGACATCCGGCGGTGTGCGCTGCGCGTGCGGGACTCTCTGCATGTACGGCTGGTGGACATCGGGGCCGCGCTGGAGGCGCGTACCTATCAGGCGCCGGTGGATGTGGTGTTCGAGGTGGAGGACGCCTTCTGTCCCTGGAACGCGGGGCGTTGGCGGCTGACCGGGGATATCAAGGGCGCGTCGTGCGGGCGTACGACGGACCCTGCCGATCTCGCCTTGTCCGTACGGGAGTTGGGGGCGGCCTACCTCGGCGGCGTGGGCCTGGAGGCGCTGGGGGCGGCCGGGCGGGTGCGGGAGCTGCGGCGGGGGGCGTTGGCGGAGGCGGCCGTGGGGTTCGCCTCCGGTGTGGCGCCGTGGCTGCCGCACGGGTTCTGA
- a CDS encoding PP2C family protein-serine/threonine phosphatase gives MAAGRERRTVAETFTARLKMQWHRARVGVRRSAVDYFRGDGSDWIALAGLLLTVPLICAVTMANPVWFSPAALVLPIVAGGLLLRPASLLGLYAAAATALIVESVQLGPYTEGPSRVTPGVVLVVAACGFFGLLIAQFRSRVGVPWRRGGTMLFDLRERIRVQSKLPGLPHGWHREMALRPAGGQSFSGDFVVAARTNGGRTLEVVLTDVSGKGMDAASRALLLSGAFGGLLGSLPPHAFLPAANGYLLRQDWDEGFATSIHLVLDLDSGDYELYSAGHPPGLQLSAGSGRWEEKAAEGPLLGVYDGAQFDPVKGSLRPGDVLMLFTDGLVETSDRDIVEGIDRLTGEADRYVAGGFHGAAWHLIEAVAKDVNDDRALLLICREGPTAQATPR, from the coding sequence ATGGCAGCAGGACGAGAGCGGCGCACGGTGGCCGAGACGTTCACGGCCCGGTTGAAGATGCAGTGGCACCGGGCCCGCGTCGGCGTGCGCAGAAGCGCGGTGGACTACTTCCGCGGCGACGGCTCGGACTGGATCGCACTGGCCGGCCTGCTCCTGACGGTTCCCCTGATCTGTGCCGTGACGATGGCCAACCCGGTGTGGTTCTCCCCGGCCGCGCTGGTCCTCCCCATCGTCGCGGGCGGACTGCTGCTGCGCCCGGCGAGCCTGCTGGGCCTGTACGCGGCTGCGGCGACGGCGCTGATCGTGGAGTCGGTGCAGCTGGGGCCGTACACGGAGGGTCCGTCCCGCGTCACCCCGGGCGTGGTCCTGGTGGTGGCCGCCTGCGGCTTCTTCGGCCTGCTCATCGCGCAGTTCCGCAGCCGCGTGGGCGTGCCCTGGCGGCGCGGCGGCACGATGCTCTTCGACCTGCGCGAACGCATCCGCGTCCAGAGCAAGCTGCCGGGCCTGCCGCACGGCTGGCATCGCGAGATGGCACTGCGCCCGGCGGGCGGCCAGTCCTTCTCCGGCGACTTCGTGGTGGCGGCCCGCACCAACGGCGGCCGCACACTGGAGGTCGTCCTGACGGACGTGTCCGGCAAGGGCATGGACGCGGCCTCCCGCGCCCTTCTCCTCTCCGGAGCCTTCGGCGGCCTCCTGGGCAGCCTGCCCCCGCACGCGTTCCTGCCGGCGGCCAACGGCTACTTGCTCCGCCAGGACTGGGACGAGGGCTTCGCCACCTCCATCCACCTGGTCCTGGACCTGGACTCGGGCGACTACGAGCTCTACTCCGCGGGCCACCCACCGGGGCTGCAACTGAGCGCGGGCAGCGGCCGCTGGGAGGAAAAGGCCGCCGAGGGCCCCCTCCTCGGCGTGTACGACGGCGCCCAGTTCGACCCCGTCAAGGGCTCCCTCCGCCCCGGAGACGTCCTGATGCTCTTCACCGACGGCCTCGTCGAAACCTCCGACCGCGACATCGTCGAAGGCATAGACCGCCTCACCGGCGAGGCCGACCGCTACGTGGCCGGCGGCTTCCACGGCGCCGCCTGGCACCTGATCGAAGCAGTGGCCAAGGACGTCAACGACGACAGAGCCCTCCTGCTGATCTGCCGGGAGGGCCCAACGGCCCAGGCAACACCCCGCTGA
- a CDS encoding HD domain-containing protein: protein MTDTDHPPLSLAAVETIARTVHAHQTDKAGRPYTEHLKAVAEGTRDRGGDEDQIAAAWLHDAVEDDALSEQWLEEAPLSPRTKAIVRAVTKIPGEPPETYAARILTTPGALLVKEADLAHNADPHRLAALDEPTRKRLTEKYARMRALLGLSGE from the coding sequence GTGACCGACACCGACCACCCCCCGCTGTCCCTGGCCGCCGTCGAAACCATCGCCCGCACCGTCCACGCCCACCAGACCGACAAAGCCGGCCGCCCCTACACCGAACACCTGAAGGCCGTAGCAGAAGGCACACGCGACCGCGGCGGCGACGAAGACCAGATCGCGGCAGCCTGGCTGCACGACGCGGTAGAGGACGACGCCCTCTCCGAACAGTGGCTGGAAGAGGCCCCCCTGAGCCCTCGCACAAAGGCGATCGTGCGCGCCGTCACCAAGATCCCCGGAGAGCCCCCCGAGACCTACGCCGCACGCATCCTCACCACCCCGGGCGCCCTACTGGTGAAGGAGGCGGACCTGGCACACAACGCGGACCCACACCGCCTGGCCGCCCTCGACGAGCCGACCCGCAAACGACTGACCGAGAAGTACGCACGGATGCGCGCACTTCTCGGTCTCAGTGGAGAGTGA
- a CDS encoding acyltransferase family protein: MNNSLRPHGHNRAPLPPAESSADGVPSPRSPQNSQAQTNKRSASGGAKQRDAFFDNAKYLAIVLVAIGHSWEPIKGDSRILEAVYTVVYTFHMPAFIIISGFFSRSFDASPSRLKRLITGVAVPYIVFETAYPLFKRWIDEDPSQEISLLDPWYLTWFLCALFIWRMTTPIWKMVRWPLPLALGLAMAATVTPEIGDDLDLQRVLQFLPYFVLGLCMKPEHFHMVRTRTVRILAVPVFAVALAFGWWAVPRMNTAWFYHRDAAQELGAPWWAGPVMVLAMFGCSLLLTACFFAWVPRRHMWFTALGAGTLYGYLLHGFFVKAGDYQGWFEHGWLQRPLGEIFVSVVAAVGVTLLCTSPVQRVFRFAMEPKMEWAFKRDAAQLAREREKREGAAAREKVSA; encoded by the coding sequence GTGAACAACTCGCTGCGACCGCACGGCCACAACAGAGCGCCACTCCCCCCGGCAGAGTCGTCGGCGGACGGAGTGCCGAGTCCGCGCTCGCCGCAGAACAGCCAGGCTCAGACGAACAAGAGATCCGCGTCCGGCGGTGCCAAGCAGCGCGACGCGTTCTTCGACAACGCCAAGTACCTGGCGATCGTGCTCGTCGCCATAGGACACTCCTGGGAACCGATCAAGGGCGACAGCCGGATCCTGGAGGCCGTGTACACCGTCGTGTACACCTTCCACATGCCGGCGTTCATCATCATCTCCGGCTTCTTCTCGCGCAGTTTCGACGCGAGCCCCAGCCGGCTGAAGCGCCTGATCACCGGCGTCGCGGTGCCGTACATCGTCTTCGAGACGGCGTATCCGCTCTTCAAGCGCTGGATCGACGAGGACCCGAGCCAGGAGATCAGCCTCCTGGACCCGTGGTACCTGACCTGGTTCCTGTGCGCGCTGTTCATCTGGCGGATGACCACCCCCATCTGGAAGATGGTGCGCTGGCCGCTGCCGCTCGCGCTCGGCCTCGCGATGGCGGCGACGGTCACCCCGGAGATCGGTGACGACCTGGACCTGCAGCGGGTGCTGCAGTTCCTGCCCTACTTCGTGCTGGGCCTGTGCATGAAGCCCGAGCACTTCCACATGGTGCGCACGCGCACGGTGCGGATCCTGGCCGTGCCGGTCTTCGCGGTGGCGCTGGCCTTCGGCTGGTGGGCCGTGCCGCGGATGAACACCGCGTGGTTCTACCACCGGGACGCCGCGCAGGAGCTGGGCGCGCCGTGGTGGGCCGGACCGGTCATGGTGCTGGCGATGTTCGGCTGCTCGCTGCTGCTGACGGCCTGCTTCTTCGCCTGGGTGCCGCGGCGGCACATGTGGTTCACGGCGCTCGGTGCGGGCACGCTGTACGGCTACCTGCTGCACGGGTTCTTCGTGAAGGCCGGCGACTATCAGGGCTGGTTCGAGCACGGCTGGCTGCAGCGGCCGCTCGGCGAGATCTTCGTCTCCGTCGTCGCGGCTGTCGGGGTCACGCTGCTGTGCACCTCGCCGGTTCAGCGGGTGTTCCGGTTCGCGATGGAGCCGAAGATGGAGTGGGCGTTCAAGCGGGACGCGGCTCAGTTGGCTCGGGAGCGGGAGAAGCGCGAGGGCGCTGCCGCGCGCGAGAAGGTCAGCGCCTGA